The genomic segment CAACACCAACTTATGGTAGTGAATATATTACAACAAAGTAAAAGAATTAAGAGATCATTGTAACTTACCATGGTAAGTGTGCGATGATCAGGGTTCCTATTAGATTGTTCTGTCCAACTATGCGTGGTCATGTGTGACTTACAGTACACCAGTACCAGGCTCAGATTTCATCCGGAGTTGGGGATGAGAAAATGATGTGGGGAGCACATCACGAGAAAAACAACCATTCTCAAAACATAACACTGAATTTTTGGTTAGCACAGAGATGACAAGAGCAACTGACGAAATCATATACAGATATGCGAGGAACGATAATATACTAACATGAGCTATGTAACAAAAAGTTCCCCAAAAACAAAGGGACATGAATTGAAATGGGATGGGTGGGCAAGTATGACAACGCATAGTTGGACAGCACAGCCTAAGAGGAACCCCGATCATTGCACTCTTACCAAGGTTAGTTACGATGATCTCATACTTCCTCAATGGCTGCACTGTCCAACAACACGACATCATGCATGACTGTTCGTAGCCTCATCCCCAACATAACAAAAAGGCCAAAACATCAATTTAGCATATATACATGTCTGTGCAAGAAACAAGACACAATCCAAGACAAAAAACCAGATCATTACATATTCCTAGCATATGATTCCAGAATGTTTTGTCCAAAGGAACTCACAGGTAATATGGTCTTGTTATAATGTTTAGTAAAAGTAGATTCACGTCTCCAACCAATTGCTTTTTTAAGTCGTACCCAAGCCATTCCTGCCCTAAATGCCTGAGAAGTGGATGTAGACTGAACTGAATaggcattaaaccaatcctcaCTTATACCAGACTCTCTCATGACATCCTTGACCCATCTAGTAATTGTGGCCTTTGATGCCGGCCCAAAAGGTTTCCTGGTTGTTAACAAGAGTTTATTTTTATATGGTCTTATTCTCAGTttgtttgtcaactgtaaatatGTCCCTATGACATCAACAATACAAAGGTTAACATTCAAAGGAAAAGCACTAAAACTTATTTCTTGCAAATGATGTTTGACATTAGATGTTTTAAGAGGATCACCAATTCTAAAAATTATCTCATTCTGGGTAAGCAACATATTCCTGATGTCCAAACAGTCAATGGTTTGAAACCTCTGACCAGACAAAAGCATGAGTAAACCTGTCACATTTTGGTTAAAGTTGAAAGAGATAATTGGGTGTTGCCTCCCCAACCATCAAAAGTCTTTAGTAACAAATCAGGATCCCATGTAAATCCAACCCTAGGCAGTTTTGAGCGTTGTTTAGCTGCTGATCTCATAAACAAGCACACAACTTTGTGCTGGCCTGCTGAAGACCCATTAATCTTAGCTACTGCAGAGATAGCCGACCTGGCAGCATTGAGGCTGCTGTAACTGTAATCAGAACCATCTACTTTACCTCAGtgaataaaaagagtaaatgatCCAGCAGTTTATTTAAAGGGGGTGAAAAGGGATCAACCTGttctcatacacaaaactcatttcATACTTTGATATGCCTATATGCAATAAGGGTTTTCTCATCCCAGGCCTTACATAGAAAGTCTGTAACCCGTTCCGAAATTCCTGCCCTGCAGAAAGATCCCCTGACAGAGGCCATACTGCCAACCTCAGATTCCTGACTGGGTGTATCTGCTCGGGATCCTGAGGTAGATATAGTAAGTCCCCGATTTATGATAGAAATACATTCCTTAAAACCTTATCGTACAGCGAAATTAGCATAAACCAAACCCGTTTTTACATGTATCAGATAAGAATACGTTCCGGCTCATTACGGAAGTCAAtcgaaaaaaggaaacaaattgAACAAGCCGTTtattaccgaaaaaaaaaaattactgtttTACTTATCTTTCTTAATGTTAATCTTCTGTATAGGTCCTCTCCAAGGCTAGAGGACTATTTGTGCCCTTCCTTTGTCCCTCCCAAGGGACCTCACCTGCCTTACTCGGAAGGAGGGCTCACAGGAAAATGATCAGCTGATATGGCAAATGAAGTGGGTGACGCACCAGCTGAGTGTGAAGCAGATGAATCATATCCTTCAAACTGGTCACTTGAAGTTGATGACCCAGCTTTAATTGACGAAGTTGAAGGTCCAGTGGGTGAAGTGGACGGTCTAGCTCCAGGTTTGGAAAAAGCTGGTATTGTGGACTGTTTCATCTTTTTACATTTCTCGTCATATAATTCGCTGTAGATTTTCATCGTCTGTTCCATCTGATTAACCACATTGCTACTTCTTTTGGGGATAGGGTCATGTTCCTGCAGCAATTCCATTGCAGattaaataaaactgaaagcTTTTTGTAGAGTCTTGATGTCTTCATCACGATCTAAATTACGTTTTTATGACATTTTGGACAGGGATTGGTATTAAATGCGGAGTATAATGTAAGTATATCACCGAGCATGAGGTTTCACTGTGTTTGTAGTAGTGGCGTGAAAGTGACTAGTTCACAGTTGGCCACAGTGCGGCGGCACAATCACAGCAACAAGTTTGGCGGGAATTTTAAATATCGTAACTGCAAATTTTTATTGTAAATTGAAAAAGTGGTAGCAATTGTCAACTATCGTATCTGCGAATTTATCATAAACCAAACTATCGTaaaacaaggacttactgtaccaACACCACTGAGGAAGAAGGCAAGGTGTAGCTCTCAACAGGTGAAGAGCCTCCACAAACCAAGGTTGAGTTCTCCAGACCGGCAGAATGACTAATACTGACACCctgtcttcccttatttttcgaATGACGTCTTTTATGACTCTAAAGGGAGAAAAAGCATAAAGAAGTGAATCACTACTCCAACAGAATGAAAAAGCATCTGTACCTAACACCTCAGGATCTGGTCTCCAAGAATAGAGAAGATTTAACTGGGTGTTAAGGCAAGAAGCAAAAAGATCCATAGAGGGTTCTCCATAAATTCTTCAAATGTCTTTAAAAACCGTGGGCATTAATCTCCATTCCTTATTGAAATCAGTCTCACGGAATGCTAAATCAGGTGTAAAATTCATGGAACCTTGGATGTATTGAGAAAACAAGTCTATTTCCCGCTCACGAGCCCAGTAAAAAATTTCTTCAGTTATGTTTAACAAATGTTGTTTAATGCTAccataattattaatgtttACAACAACTGTGGTATTATCTGATTTTATTCTAATATGCTTATGTCAGACATATGCAAAAGAGCTTAAAGTCCAAAAAGAACAGCTTTCAATTCCAAAATATTAATATGGTCTTTTTCACGTTCACCCCACTGGCCACAAGTAATGAGTTCATCTGTACAAGTCCCCCAACCAGACAAGGAAGCATCTGTGGAAATAAATAAGTCTGGGGCTGATGTGGGTATTGATTTCACACAAGAATGAATGTTAGTTGTCCACCAGCGTATAAGACACTTTGCTCTCTTATCTAAGCATAATAAAGCACCAAAGTCACCATAATTTTGTTTAAGAGCCTCATTCCTGAGAACTTCCAAATATTTGTATTTCAACGGGGCCCAAAATATAGAGTCTCCTGCAGCCATAACAGTCCCAATAAAAACTGCCAGATTTCTGATTcacatctttttcatttgtaaTAATTGTAGTCCTAACTGCCTGATCTTCATGGCCTTACCATGTGTGAGTGTAATAGTCATATCGCTTGAGTTTAAAATAAAGCCCAAGAATTCTATTTTATGACTGGGCTGGAGATCTGACTTCTCCATGTTAATTGTGAAATCCAATTCATCCAAAGTCGAGGCAACATACTGTACATTGGTAATAAGTTTCTCTTTTGAATTTGCCACCACAAGACAATCATCAATGTAAATATTTGTTAGAATACCTAAAGCCGAAATGTGGGGATAAAGGAACCTTTAACCCGTAAGAGGTCAACCACATACATGTACGTGGAgtctttgcttactatctgtgGTCAATCATGTACAAGTACGTTCGCCCCTTTCTTGCTTTCTACGCATTTGAAATTTCCTCCAGCTTCAGTATTTATGTTGTTTGAAGTGTCTAGCATTTATCAGCACAGTTTCTTGCCATTCTGATATGGGTTAGTCACCCCccacccccatccctccctgccttgATGTGACCAAAAAAACAGAGCGACACTCGGTGTTACTGTCATGAGTGTGATGTAGCTCTATGCATTGAGCCTCGTTTTGAAGAATATCACACCCTGCTGCAATACTAAAAAGcttagatactgaaagaaaaataataaacaatattttgtggTAAACTGCTCCAATTTagcaaattattttttacattacatttacagtatttacaaatattttttgtattttcatttcataaaacatgggttaatttatgaatatgtaaccaTTATCCACATGTCTCgtaggagaaaaatattgataaaacgataaaaaaaagcctCACTCAGAAGTGTAAatctaaaaggaaaataaaaacaaattccaATAATACATACCACCCTGGAGAGGCATTTAGCAGAGTAAACAAGATGTCGACGACTAAAAGACTGCCTGTGAGCGACCCCACACTGAATGTCTTTGCACACTGCACTTATTACACTCTATGCACGTCTTGTtgagcagaaacacacacaaaactgctACATACTCCATGCCCCATTAAGTGGCCACAGTGCAGAAAAATCAACTCCAGAGAGCCACAATGTAGAGACACACAATAAATACCAACTCCAGCAAGTAGCCAATGACAAGTGACCACACGTCTGAGCACTGAAAGCATCTACCATGTTCTGAGCCTGGTACTGGCGCACCGTAAGTCATGCATGACGTCACACTGTAGGCCAGTGCAGCCAATGAAAAATCATAAATTTTTGTGCTAAACTTGACCACCAATGAGAGTACACAGAGTGTGTATATCATCAAAACTTACCTGGAAAACTTACGGGCAAGGTTAGCCAAGTAGGAAGTTCGGTCATTCCTTCCCAGGCGTTCACAAAGAGGCACATACACCTGAAAGAACACACATAATTCGCTATTAACCTCTAATGGAATTTAAACAATAAATTGTGGCTTTAAGAAATCAAGAGGGTGACAGTAGAGTTCTAGAGGCAGTTGCCACTTTCAAGCTAGTAATCAGCAACACTTATCTctttcaccacaactattttcaaaggtcatagAGACAATTAGCCAGGCTCTcattaatatagaaatcttcctaacctgtcactagaactataaaagcATACTTAAAATACCAtgtaacttcaattagagccttctGAAAGTAGCACAGGTAAAGTACGGAGCAGATGTTTCAATATGGTCATTTAGCCGTGTGACACTCATACCAAAGTAACCTACCTGTCTGAAGATGGTGTGGAGGGCatggtgggtgtgtgggagaaGGTATGTCAGGTGGATGTGGAGAGGCATTAGTTCCTGCGCCTGGTTTTTGTTCTCCATATCTGGCACAGCACCCACACAAGCTTTCTTTGCCAGCACCACTGGCACACCCACAGTGGGAGGGGCAGCTGTTTCCTGCACGTGAAGCAAAGGTCCAGTCATCTTGGtggtgcttgtgtgtttgtgctgcaggaggaagatattgaagagaaaatatagtagcactcttttttcaatcttgtagacagaaaagaaaatttcatataaaaactatgaaaggagaaaaaaataacaccaaataGCTACggatctttattaattttttccttaatgagacaagaaatgaaaaaaaaaacactattttctattttatgagGAGCAAATTAAATCAACTCAtccagaaggaaaagagaagggaaggaaaataaatacaaaatgagACAAACAACATTAAATAAAGATTCAGGCTAAAAGACAGAATAGTTGATTGGATAAAGGTGTTGTGAGTAGCCAGCCAATTTTATAtaaagttttctttcattctgttaCTATCTCAAAACATTAAGCTTACCACATCTTTGGCACTCCCTggcttctcattttcctcgtcctccgtGTCCTCATCCTTTTTGTCAAATTTCCAAGAGAAGGAGTTTGTACCAGCTAAAGAGGAAATAGATCAAATGAGACTGTAAATCAGATCCTAGAATTCCAGTTGatactaagaaaataaagaaaaaaacattacaatcTTATTAACTatatcaatttttttgtttAGCAACATTCACAATGGTATTGGAatagaaaaaacacaaatgGCATCTTTAAAAGTCCtaagaacagacagagagagagagagagagagagagagagagagagagagagagagagagagagagagagagagagagagagagagacaccaatgAACACCACCATGAAATGGATGGATTCAATGCATACTATGTACATAGACCTGAAAGATcaaaagtaggaggagtagctatctatataaaaaaaaaaaaagtaacctgCAAAGTACAAAAATTGATGACTCGTATTTCTTACACTACTGCTGAACATTGCAGTGTTAAGATAACCCTACAAATTACTTATTTTAATGTTACTTGCTTATACAGACCATATAGCAAACATACTAATGTTAGTGAATTTATTACCTACATTGATCAACTTTTCTCAAATAGTCTTTTTCAGCAATAACAGAAATGTCCTCACAGGTAACTTTAACATAAATCTTCTGGAACAAAAAATATTCCTCACCATGCAGTTTAACAATTACATTCCTCAAATCCTCGTCCACCTAGATTCCCCAACACAAATACAACTGCCTCTCCTTTATTGGATTAGATATGGAGAAACCTTCAtgaatcttcttcttctggcatacttcactttcctctcagaGATCATCTTCCCATTCTTATCAACACACCAGTTCTaataacataaacaagataACTTTCATATTacataacaccaccaacaaaatcATTCAAAAAAACTGCAAATGCCATAGATAACTCAGAGTATTATTAACTTAATCAGACAAAAGTTTTACTTTTATAAACAATATAAACTAGGTATCATTCCATTTGACTACTATAAAGAATATAGAAACTATCTAAATACTGTAGTAAAAAAAGTTAAATCAAATTTTTATCAACAAAAATTTACTAATTTCAGAAAGAAAACTGAGTTTGGGAAATCATTAAGGAAATTGTAAACagtaaagggaaacaaaaaaacatcccCTTCTAGCAGTGTGCCACAATGACACTACACTACTCCCCAGGAAATAACAAGTGCTTTTAATACCTCTCAGATTACTCCAGAAATTAGCAACAAATTGCCTAGAACTCAAAGATCTCACCTATGATTTCTTCATGGTAACTTTCTACACTCCATGAGTATTCTTCTTGTTACAGTTAATGAAATTATAAATGCCATCACACATCACAactttaaaagataaaaaaaaaatgtaatgtcaATGAGACTCCTGTtaaaatcattaaagaaaacaaagaattgcTCAGTGAACCTATTTTAAAACTTTTTAATGATTCCGTTAAAGACAGAGTTTTCCCAGTCACTTTGAGATAGCAAAAATCATCCCTGGAAGCAAAAATAATATTTTGAACTACCATCCAATTTCCATCCTTTCTGCTTTCTCCAGAATTTTTGAATTGTTGATGAAAAATACCTTTTAGACTAtttcaacaaacacacacttttaaGTAAATTTTAAGTAATAGTCAGTTTGGTTTTTGTCCAGAGCTAAACACTTCTGATGCCATAAACAAACTTATTTCAGACCTATATACTGCCCTAGGTGATCATAAATCAatcatctttatatttattgattttagcAAGGCTTTTGACACAGTTCACCATAACATTTTCCTAAATAGATAATATTATTATAGCATTTGAGGATGTGTACACCAATGATTCAAGTGTTATTTATCCAACAGATATCACTACACCTAACCCTCCATTATCGCGTCCTTCCGTTATCGCGTTTAGGCGTTACCGCAGacttatgaaaatctgcaaaattcaATTTTAGTGCATCTGGAAAGTCGTTATCGCGcacccatagtagtagtagtagtagtagtagtagtagtagtagtagtagtagtagtagtagtagtagtagtagtagtagtagtagtagtagtagtagtagtagtagtagtacccatatcccaaccacacactgacgaatgtttagatagggagaggtggaggaggaagaggtggagggggagaaagatgatgatcatgaggaggaggacccaGCAGCCAATCATCGCTGTGTATTCACGTTACATGATTTGAATAAGGGAACTGATTGGTTCCAGTcactctgctcaccaccaccaccaccaccaacacccctcAGTCTCACACatggtattctgttgttcagagctggttttcattcatttctgatTGTCAAATGTTAATAAGCTACTCCAGTATTAATGGTAATAAATTTAAGTAAATTTTAAGTAAATTTTAAGTAATAGTCAGTTTGGTTTTTGTCCAGAGCTAAACACTTCTGATGCCATAAACAAACTTATTTCAGACCTATATACTGCCCTAGGTGATCATAGATCAatcatctctatatttattgattttagcAAGGCTTTTGACACAGTTCACCATAACATTTTCCTAAATAGATAATATTATTATGGCATTTGAGGATGTGTACACCAATGATTCAAGTGTTATTTATCCAACAGATATCACTACACCTAACCCTCCATTATCGCGTCCTTCCGTTATCGCGTTTAGGTGTTACCGCAGacttatgaaaatctgcaaaattcaATTTTAGCGCATCTGGAAAGTCGTTATCGCGcacccatagtagtagtagtagtagtagtagtagtagtagtagtacccatatcccaaccacacactgacgaatgtttagatagggagaggtggaggaggaagaggtggagggggagaaagatgatgatcatgaggaggaggacccaGCAGCCAATCATCGCTGTGTATTCACGTTACATGATTTGAATAAGGGAACTGATTGGTTCCAGTcactctgctcaccaccaccaccaccagcaccaccacccctcaGTCTCACACatggtattctgttgttcagagctggttttcattcatttctgatTGTCAAATGTTAATAAGCTACTCCAGTATTAATGGTAATAAATTTAGGGTAACAGGAAaattttttaggaaaatttttgggttgaggcaccaatttatttatttcctatttattcttcacttccgtTATCGCGTTTTCCCATATCGTGCATttttttaggcaccaatttTGCACAATAACGGAGGATTAGGTGTATACATTATTTAACAAAGCCATCTCCAGTATCAAACCCGCACAGTTTGGCATACCACAAGGAAGAAGTCTTGGCCCTATACTATTCCtactatatataaatgacattagCAGTTTTTCTACTTCACTTAACACAAGAGTTTGCAAACCCCCAAGGGTTCACAAGATGATTTCCAGGGATATTTAGGTGGCTGATTTAGTGacatcctttgcagtgccattgcatattgagttagcgtcagtcactaaattaatttttttttaagatatccAGGGaaacttagatggctgatctaataatattttttccagtacaattgcatattgagttagtgtcagtaactaaattaacattctgttctaTGACAGAATACTGGAGATTTGAGTAGGTCTTATACCTCAGGGTTCTTAATGAGAATAAGGTTGAGATCCCCTACCTTAACACAATACAATTTGCTAATGACTCCACACTATACATGCAAGGTGACAACCCCACTGACTTCATTCACAAAGCCAACTCAGAACTAGTGAAGTTTTCTGAATGGAGTGTAGCTATATAGTCGCTTACTGTTAACACAGCCAAAATTTACTATATGCTATTTACGAGTACAAACATTATTACCAAATACCAATCATTATCCAGACTTATTTTAAATTATTCCATACTTcaagtcaataaaaaaaaattccttggtATTACTTTTAACAAAAATCTTACCTTTAAGCACCACATATCAAATCCATATGTCAAACTTTCCCGCTTAATTGTACTTCTAGTACAAGTCAAAAACCTCGTTCCAAGTGAACTAATAAAAATCTTGTATCATGCCCAAGTGTATCCTTACCTAGCTTATTGTAACTCTATTTAATCTACTTCTCCTTGTCACCTTTACAATTTAAATATTCTccataagaaaataatcaaaataataacaaacagtGACTTCTATGCGcatacaccaccactatttGAATCAATGAATATCCTTCAACTCCTCTGACATATCCAAACTTTTTATTGCCATTTACATGTTTACGCACTTAAAAACAACCACATACCTGTAATCACATCACTATTCCACATGAAAGAAGCACACCTTGAATGTTCCTAAGGACAACTTAACAATATACATAATCATTAGTGTACAAAGGTTCTTCAATATGGAATTCAGTGTCACAAGATGTTAAAGAATCTACAAGACTACTAGTACATTTACATTtaaaaataaactgaagaaTTGGCTATTATCAAAGTGCTGATTACCCATATTAACATAATGTACATAATACTATcactatacatatatgtatgacTGGATTCCTaagtatgtatatacatataactGCAATTGTATAACTGTAACAATAACTATTGTAGTACTTTTACCTATACAATACCtgttcttttattactattgtaaTTAACTTCACAACCCCCTATTCTATCTACGATGCTGCCACTATATGTATGTTACACCTACTGCTGCTAGTATCGCTTTTTTGTAATTACAGTATGACCAATATTATTATATGTGAAGCTGACAATGACACCACAGACAAAGCACAGATCCAGAGGAGCCCCACACATGTGCAGCACATCTCCACTGGAGCCCGAGATATataaaaggcaggagatgacTATGAGCAAGGCAATCCGGTAGCCTCAGGGGACAGGAAACACTttcctctactcttcctccctctccctctgatgAGACACACCTGTCCCTAGagctccttcttcctcccttccctctggcAAGACGCACCCATCCCCagagtttcttcttccttatccctcTGGCGAGACACAGTATCTAGTCCCTAgagttccttcttccttcctcctctggcGTAACACAGTAACCAGTCCCCAGAGTTCCACcccctattcttccttcctgagCTACCGGCCAGACCTGCCTAACTAATGCCGCCACACATGCCCTGTCTGTGGGCAATGTGTGTTGTCTCATCCCCATCATGTCCCTCACACTGCCGCTGGAAGCAGAGAGGAGTAGAGAGAAGTACTCTGGGACCCCAGGAGCCTGCCAAGCCACACCCTACCACTCTCTTCTCATCACCCACAGGGCAGGAACCACCCTGAACCTCCACTACAATGCCATGACAGTGACATAGAAcccttcgtaaaaaaaaaaaaaaaaaaaaaaaaaaaaaaaaagggtaatagTTGCTGCCTGAACCTCTGCAGCAAATCCGTAATGCTGACATGGAACCTGTACAACCAGTGGTGGGGAATATGTCCACACCAggacaccactcacaccacccacaaaaatatagaattaACTGTATATTgttaataaaaggaagaaaggattacaCTGTTTCCCTGGCCCTCAGGGGGAGAACCACTTAACCTCTTAACAATATACAGCAcattattacatattattatcataattttcattattttattattattattattatcattattattattattattattattattatcattactattcttactacattat from the Portunus trituberculatus isolate SZX2019 chromosome 48, ASM1759143v1, whole genome shotgun sequence genome contains:
- the LOC123498680 gene encoding uncharacterized protein LOC123498680: MLSSSEEEERTEEEREAEGDEKEEEEEEEPQDLRVWWMVRWVCQLLGYAPTTRPARLVWPEHPDHHYTPALVARFLDEAAKGKSLVFWQADYAEEDDDMDASPTDYSPPYPIASTAGTNSFSWKFDKKDEDTEDEENEKPGSAKDVHKHTSTTKMTGPLLHVQETAAPPTVGVPVVLAKKACVGAVPDMENKNQAQELMPLHIHLTYLLPHTHHALHTIFRQVYVPLCERLGRNDRTSYLANLARKFSR